The genomic stretch GTTATTCTTTTGAAGGGCGCATTGTTGATGGTGAATTGATCGGAGAGGCTTTGGGATCTGCTGGTGGGTTAAAAAAAATCCAAGAGTTTAATCCTTTTTTTGATGATACTTTTATTGTTTTATGTGGTGATGGTTTAATTGATCTTGATTTGACGGAAGTTGTCAAAAAACATAAAGAAAAAGGTGCGATCGCAACTGTAGTCACCAAATCTGTACCGAAAGAAGAAGTATCTAGTTATGGCGTAGTGGTGACGGATGATAATGATAAGATTTTAGCATTTCAAGAAAAACCCTCGATCGAAGAAGCTTTAAGTACTCAAATTAATACAGGAATTTATATTTTTGAACCTCAAATTATTGATTATATTCCCGCAGGACAAGAATATGATATTGGTAGTGAGTTATTTCCTAAACTGGTAGAGTTAGATTTGCCTTTTTATGCTGTTAATATGGATTTTGAATGGATTGACATCGGTAAAGTACCAGATTATTGGGAAGCAGTACGATCGGTTTTAAAAGGAGAGGTTAAGAATGTGGAAATACCGGGTAAAGAAGTACAACCGGGAGTATATACAGGATTAAATGTATCTGTAAACTGGGAAAAAGTAGATATAACTCCTCCCGTATATATTGGTGCTATGACTCATATTGAAGACGGAGCAAAAATAGTTGGCCCCACGATGATAGGCCCTAACTGTTGGATTTGCGAAGGTGCAACAGTCGATAACAGTGTTATTTTTGAATATTCTCGTTTAGGTTCAGGAGTCCGTTTAGTTGATAAATTAGTATTTGGTCGTTATTGTGTCGATAAAAACGGTATTGCCATTGATGTTCAAGCGGCCGCCATTGATTGGTTAATTACCGATTCTCGTAAAGATTTAGCAGAAACACCTCAGAAAAATCAATTAATTGCCCAAGTAGTCAAAAATTCCTAGTAATTAATAATGAAAAAACCAATCATTCTTTCAATAAATATTACTTTCTCTCGTCCTTTTAATAAATTCTCTTATTTTGAATAATTTATCTTTTTCACAACAATTAATTGTCACCGATGATGGTGGAAGAATCGATTTATGGTTGTCCGATCGTGTCACTGATTTATCTCGATCGAGATTGCAAAAAATTATCGAAAATGGACAAGTCTCCCTAAATAACGAAATTTGTACTCAAAAAAAAACTATTTTAAAATCGGGAGATGTTATCAACATTGATATTCCGCCTCCCATTGCCTCATCGGTTATCCCTCAATCTATTGCTTTAGATGTTCTCTATGAAGATGAATTTTTGATCATTATCAATAAACCTGCAAACTTTGTGGTACACCCTTCCCCCGGTCATCAAGAAGGAACTTTAGTTAATGCTTTACTTGCTCATTGTCCTGATTTACAAGGTATTGGGGGAGTTGAACGACCCGGTATTGTTCATAGATTGGACAAAGATACAACAGGAGTAATGGTAGTCGCCAAAACAGAAGCAGTTTTACGCAGTTTACAAGAGCAAATAAAGGCGAAAACGGC from Geminocystis sp. NIES-3709 encodes the following:
- a CDS encoding sugar phosphate nucleotidyltransferase; translation: MKAMILAAGKGTRVRPITHTIPKPLIPILQKPVMEFLVELLRKHGFNQIMVNVSHLAEEIENYFRDGQRFGVEIGYSFEGRIVDGELIGEALGSAGGLKKIQEFNPFFDDTFIVLCGDGLIDLDLTEVVKKHKEKGAIATVVTKSVPKEEVSSYGVVVTDDNDKILAFQEKPSIEEALSTQINTGIYIFEPQIIDYIPAGQEYDIGSELFPKLVELDLPFYAVNMDFEWIDIGKVPDYWEAVRSVLKGEVKNVEIPGKEVQPGVYTGLNVSVNWEKVDITPPVYIGAMTHIEDGAKIVGPTMIGPNCWICEGATVDNSVIFEYSRLGSGVRLVDKLVFGRYCVDKNGIAIDVQAAAIDWLITDSRKDLAETPQKNQLIAQVVKNS
- a CDS encoding RluA family pseudouridine synthase — protein: MNNLSFSQQLIVTDDGGRIDLWLSDRVTDLSRSRLQKIIENGQVSLNNEICTQKKTILKSGDVINIDIPPPIASSVIPQSIALDVLYEDEFLIIINKPANFVVHPSPGHQEGTLVNALLAHCPDLQGIGGVERPGIVHRLDKDTTGVMVVAKTEAVLRSLQEQIKAKTAKREYFGVVYGSPRQDSGMVNLPIGRHPIHRKKMAIVSIEKGGREAVTHWQLEERLGNYSLIKFQLETGRTHQIRVHASHIKHPIIGDPLYSAGHSVGVNLTGQALHAFRLTLSHPITGNIIESIAPLPPEMEKLLRILRKNIT